A genomic stretch from Aedes albopictus strain Foshan chromosome 2, AalbF5, whole genome shotgun sequence includes:
- the LOC109422843 gene encoding lipase 1-like, translating to MTPFQLFIVVSSVVTSTIAEPRIDNEDGSLTTPQIIVKYGYKTETYRRETYDGFVVEMHRITASPISGRFHPSKPPVLLIHGLLGSSADWIMTGPQNGLPYLLSNLGYDVWLGNARGSRYSREHTYLTADMKEYWDFSWHEIGIYDIPTMIDFVLKTTKFEKIHYVGYSQGTTAFFVMTSLMPKYNDKIIKLHALAPAAYMTHLSNPVFRYLAAHLNTVTSLVSALGVNQFMPASPMFPHIASAICAANEQQCFNIMFVLSSGEYRNLNPQIIPILVGHIPAGSSAKQIFHYAQEVTSGHFRQYDYGVDNNTEIYHSLDPPDYNISNVHAPVAIYYSLSDQLASPLDVGRLAQELPNLVSLNQVTNPSFSHMDFILSTNAKDELYLDIIASIEADTRHEQRFNSTH from the exons ATGACACCGTTTCAGCTGTTCATAGTTGTGTCATCGGTTGTAACGTCAACCATAGCCGAACCACGTATCGACAACGAAGATGGTAGTCTTACAACC CCCCAAATAATAGTCAAGTACGGTTACAAAACGGAAACTTATCGGAGAGAAACTTACGATGGGTTCGTAGTGGAAATGCACAGGATAACGGCGTCCCCAATATCAGGTCGATTTCACCCCAGTAAACCTCCGGTGTTGCTGATACATGGTTTGCTTGGTTCGTCGGCTGACTGGATCATGACCGGGCCACAAAATGGACTTCCGTATTTGCTGTCGAATCTCGGATATGACGTTTGGCTGGGAAATGCCCGAGGAAGTCGATATAGCAGAGAGCATACTTATCTCACGGCAGATATGAAGGAGTACTGGGATTTTTCATGGCACGAAATCGGAATCTACGATATTCCAACAATGATAGATTTCGTattgaaaactacaaaatttgAGAAGATACACTACGTTGGATATTCCCAAGGAACAACAGCTTTCTTTGTGATGACTTCTTTGATGCCAAAATACAACGATAAAATTATAAAACTTCACGCGCTGGCTCCGGCTGCCTATATGACGCATTTAAGCAACCCCGTGTTCAGATACTTGGCTGCCCATTTGAATACTGTTACG AGCTTGGTAAGCGCCCTTGGAGTCAACCAGTTTATGCCAGCAAGTCCAATGTTTCCCCATATTGCAAGTGCCATCTGTGCTGCCAATGAGCAACAATGCTTCAACATTATGTTCGTGCTGTCAAGTGGAGAGTATAGAAATCTGAACCCGCAAATCATTCCCATTTTAGTCGGGCATATACCGGCTGGTTCTTCAGCCAAACAGATTTTCCATTATGCTCAAGAAGTCACGTCCGGCCATTTTCGGCAGTATGATTATGGCGTTGATAACAACACTGAAATATACCATTCGCTGGATCCTCCAGATTACAATATTTCGAACGTACACGCTCCTGTTGCCATTTATTATAGTTTAAGTGATCAATTAGCTAGTCCATTGGATGTTGGTAGACTGGCACAGGAACTACCAAACCTGGTTTCCTTGAACCAAGTAACAAATCCCTCATTCAGCCACATGGACTTCATACTGTCAACCAATGCCAAGGACGAGCTCTACCTAGATATAATCGCCAGCATAGAGGCCGACACTCGACACGAACAACGGTTCAACAGCACTCATTGA